A region from the Kineothrix sp. IPX-CK genome encodes:
- a CDS encoding sugar ABC transporter permease, with protein MQSKRKQNFSLIIFALPALAVYAVFKLYPAVTGIFYSMTNWNGLSKEYDFIGLKNFREMLSDDYFWQSVVFTIKYVVVLLVIANVMALVLAVTVESVKKGKGFFRTIFCLPNMISMIIGGYMWRFIFYKVLYYMADNWGWKFLDQSWVGDTRYAFLSIIIVASWGCVGYLMIIYMAGLQGVPTHLLEAAELDGANGWEKFWNVTFPLIQPALTVCLFWTLNSSFQVFDVIYSLTGGGPGRATQSVAVNIYEEAFRGNIRYGYATAKSTVLFLIILIITAIQLKTTQSKEEEL; from the coding sequence ATGCAAAGCAAAAGGAAACAAAATTTCAGCCTGATTATATTTGCGCTGCCGGCCTTGGCTGTATATGCGGTATTCAAGCTTTATCCGGCGGTTACCGGGATATTCTATTCAATGACAAATTGGAATGGGTTGAGTAAAGAATATGATTTTATTGGGTTGAAAAACTTTCGTGAGATGTTGTCGGATGATTATTTCTGGCAATCCGTGGTATTTACGATTAAATATGTAGTAGTATTGCTGGTTATTGCAAATGTTATGGCTTTGGTGCTGGCGGTTACTGTTGAGTCGGTCAAAAAGGGGAAGGGATTTTTCCGAACAATTTTCTGCCTTCCTAATATGATAAGCATGATCATAGGCGGATACATGTGGCGATTTATTTTTTATAAAGTACTTTACTATATGGCAGATAACTGGGGATGGAAATTCCTGGACCAGTCTTGGGTAGGAGATACCCGCTATGCGTTTTTATCAATTATCATCGTTGCTTCATGGGGATGTGTCGGTTACTTAATGATTATATATATGGCAGGATTGCAGGGCGTACCAACTCATTTATTGGAAGCGGCCGAATTGGACGGAGCAAATGGATGGGAGAAATTTTGGAATGTAACTTTTCCGCTAATACAACCGGCGTTGACAGTTTGTTTATTTTGGACGTTGAATTCATCCTTCCAGGTTTTTGACGTCATTTATTCGCTGACGGGCGGAGGCCCCGGAAGAGCGACACAATCAGTTGCAGTTAATATTTATGAAGAGGCCTTCAGAGGGAATATAAGATATGGATATGCAACGGCAAAGTCGACCGTCCTGTTTTTGATTATTCTGATCATTACTGCGATTCAGTTAAAGACCACACAGAGTAAGGAGGAAGAACTATGA
- the pdxA gene encoding 4-hydroxythreonine-4-phosphate dehydrogenase PdxA, with product MGDPASIGPEITVKALSRKELYDKCRPLVIGDARIMDMALQELGRNDISVHKVTSPHEGLYRQGVIDVLDMGLVDADKLELSKVSSMAGTAAFGYVKKVIELAMKKEIDATVTNALNKEAINLAGYHFSGHTEIYAEYTGTKKYTMMLAHHNLRVVHVSTHVSLREACDRVKKERVLEVIRIADEACRSMGIEKPRIAVAGLNPHCGEGGLFGREEIEEITPAIRAAEAEGIHVQGPVPPDTVFSKARGGWYDIVVAMYHDQGHIPLKMAGFVYNSEAQKWDAVEGVNITLGLPIIRTSVDHGTAFDQVGKGSANELSLINAIEYAIGFALNSNIQNRMI from the coding sequence ATGGGAGATCCGGCGAGTATCGGACCTGAGATAACAGTAAAAGCATTAAGCAGGAAAGAACTATATGATAAATGCAGACCGCTTGTAATTGGAGACGCACGGATCATGGATATGGCGCTGCAGGAACTTGGCCGTAACGATATATCGGTTCACAAAGTAACAAGCCCGCATGAGGGTTTATACCGGCAGGGAGTTATCGATGTGCTGGATATGGGGCTGGTGGATGCGGACAAACTGGAGCTTAGCAAAGTATCTTCTATGGCGGGAACGGCAGCCTTCGGATATGTTAAAAAAGTGATTGAGCTGGCGATGAAAAAAGAGATAGATGCTACGGTCACCAATGCACTGAATAAAGAAGCGATAAATCTGGCAGGTTATCATTTTTCCGGACATACGGAGATTTATGCAGAGTATACCGGGACGAAAAAATACACGATGATGCTGGCTCATCATAATCTCAGGGTGGTACACGTGTCTACTCATGTGTCCCTCAGGGAGGCCTGTGACCGGGTGAAGAAGGAGCGCGTTCTGGAAGTTATCCGGATTGCAGATGAGGCATGCAGGAGCATGGGCATAGAAAAGCCGAGAATAGCAGTGGCAGGATTGAATCCACACTGCGGAGAAGGCGGCCTTTTTGGAAGAGAAGAGATAGAAGAAATTACGCCTGCCATTAGAGCGGCGGAGGCAGAAGGAATTCATGTACAAGGACCGGTTCCTCCGGATACGGTGTTCTCAAAAGCGAGAGGCGGCTGGTACGATATTGTAGTAGCCATGTACCACGATCAAGGGCATATCCCGTTAAAGATGGCAGGCTTTGTCTACAACAGCGAAGCACAGAAATGGGATGCGGTGGAAGGTGTGAACATTACCCTTGGACTTCCGATCATACGGACCTCCGTAGATCACGGTACTGCGTTCGATCAGGTCGGCAAAGGAAGCGCCAATGAACTAAGTCTTATAAATGCAATAGAGTATGCAATCGGTTTTGCATTAAATTCCAATATACAGAACCGAATGATATAA
- a CDS encoding carbohydrate ABC transporter permease, with protein sequence MRGSRKHYQIFITLLLIIIGLFTSFPLILAFINSFKSNGELLSNVLSLPSKLYFDNYIRSLEKMSYFRSLGNTVFLAVLAVFFMALFSSLAGWKMCRTKTRLSKFLFAMFVFSMLIPFSSIMIPLYKVVLALGIKNSLVGLALIYAGLGESMAIFIYYGFVKGIPIEMEEAAAIDGCNSLQTFFLVVFPMLKATTATVCITNMLWVWNDFLLPLIIISDNKKYTLLLSTNTLFGQYSSDWTAILSALILAALPAILLYVIFQKNIMKGIADGAVKG encoded by the coding sequence ATGAGAGGGAGCAGAAAACACTATCAGATATTTATCACGTTATTGTTAATTATAATAGGGTTGTTCACAAGCTTCCCGCTGATATTGGCTTTCATTAATTCTTTTAAGTCAAATGGCGAGCTGCTCAGCAATGTGCTGTCGCTTCCGAGTAAATTATATTTTGATAACTATATAAGATCCCTGGAGAAGATGTCTTATTTCAGGAGTTTGGGAAATACGGTATTTCTCGCGGTCCTGGCCGTATTTTTTATGGCATTGTTTTCATCGCTTGCCGGCTGGAAAATGTGCCGTACAAAAACGCGCCTATCGAAATTTTTGTTTGCGATGTTTGTGTTTTCCATGCTGATTCCCTTTAGTTCCATTATGATTCCTTTGTACAAGGTAGTTTTAGCGCTGGGAATTAAGAATTCATTGGTCGGCCTGGCATTGATATATGCAGGCCTGGGTGAAAGTATGGCAATTTTCATTTATTACGGATTTGTAAAAGGAATTCCTATTGAAATGGAAGAAGCTGCGGCGATAGACGGATGTAATTCTTTACAGACTTTTTTTCTGGTCGTATTTCCGATGCTGAAGGCAACGACCGCCACTGTTTGTATTACCAATATGCTATGGGTATGGAATGATTTTCTTTTGCCTCTTATTATTATTTCCGATAATAAAAAGTACACGTTGCTGTTGTCTACCAATACTTTATTCGGGCAATACAGCAGTGACTGGACCGCTATTCTGAGTGCATTGATATTAGCAGCATTGCCGGCAATCCTTCTTTATGTAATTTTCCAGAAGAATATCATGAAAGGTATTGCAGACGGAGCAGTAAAGGGATAA
- a CDS encoding iron-containing alcohol dehydrogenase, producing the protein MLEDYKLKMPGAVFGGEHALDKIVELIKNKYKKPAVFTDKGIEAAGILEEPLGLLKESGAQIHLIDEIPSEPTYEQAQKTIDSFKESGSDFIIAIGGGSVMDMAKLSSIAATNDYTVKDLLENPSIGRKTVKTLMIPTTAGTGAEATPNAIVAVPEKELKVGIVNEEMVPDYVILDGRMTAGLPKKIAAATGIDALAHAIECYTSNKANPFSNMFAMEALRLIFANIEKACEDRTALKEKSSMLLAAFYGGVAITASGTTAVHALSYPLGGKYHIPHGVSNAMMLLPVMKFNKEACMSELAQVYDAVEGKEKKNDEEKADWVIGRMSEIIKRLEIPDSLKAYGIGQEDLEELTRSGMEVQRLLVNNKKMVTAQDARNLYMQIM; encoded by the coding sequence ATGTTGGAAGATTACAAGCTGAAAATGCCGGGAGCAGTGTTCGGCGGAGAACATGCTTTAGATAAAATAGTTGAATTAATAAAAAATAAATATAAAAAGCCGGCTGTATTTACGGATAAAGGGATTGAAGCTGCCGGTATACTGGAGGAGCCTCTCGGGCTGTTAAAAGAAAGCGGAGCTCAAATTCATTTGATAGATGAGATTCCGTCGGAACCGACTTATGAACAGGCACAGAAGACGATCGATTCTTTTAAGGAGAGCGGTTCGGATTTCATAATTGCGATTGGAGGAGGGAGCGTCATGGATATGGCGAAATTATCTTCCATTGCAGCTACGAACGATTATACGGTTAAGGATCTGCTGGAGAATCCTTCAATCGGAAGAAAGACGGTAAAGACTCTTATGATTCCCACAACAGCGGGAACGGGAGCAGAAGCTACTCCTAATGCGATTGTCGCGGTGCCGGAGAAGGAATTGAAGGTAGGGATCGTAAATGAAGAAATGGTACCTGATTATGTGATTTTGGACGGCCGCATGACGGCCGGATTGCCGAAGAAGATTGCGGCGGCTACAGGAATCGATGCACTTGCCCATGCAATTGAATGTTATACCTCCAATAAGGCCAATCCATTCAGTAATATGTTCGCAATGGAGGCACTCAGGCTCATTTTTGCCAATATTGAAAAGGCGTGTGAGGACAGAACCGCGCTGAAGGAAAAAAGCAGCATGCTTTTGGCGGCCTTTTATGGAGGAGTTGCTATTACCGCATCGGGAACCACGGCGGTACATGCTCTTTCCTATCCACTTGGCGGAAAATACCACATCCCCCATGGTGTTTCCAATGCGATGATGCTCCTGCCGGTCATGAAGTTCAATAAAGAAGCATGTATGAGCGAACTGGCACAAGTATACGATGCGGTAGAAGGAAAAGAGAAAAAAAACGATGAAGAAAAAGCGGACTGGGTCATAGGGCGGATGAGCGAAATAATAAAGCGGCTGGAGATACCGGATAGCCTGAAGGCTTATGGCATAGGACAGGAGGATCTGGAGGAGCTTACAAGGTCCGGCATGGAAGTGCAGCGCCTTCTGGTAAACAATAAGAAGATGGTGACCGCTCAGGATGCCAGGAATTTATATATGCAGATTATGTAA
- a CDS encoding four-carbon acid sugar kinase family protein, whose amino-acid sequence MVKLLLIADDFTGALDTGVQFAGQGAQTKIVIGKEAECLQLEREDADVIVVDAETRHLPHDEAYRMVVKLAAKALKEKVPHIFKKTDSALRGNIGMELAALLEVSGENFLPFIPALPAMNRVTRKGIHYIEGVPIAETVFGKDPFEPVTSSDIKDLFRDTKVNVQVIEKKMGYEADSKEPTIGIFDAETAEDIERVAGDLKCLGKLRIIAGCAGVASVLPGLLDLTTGKNEKLHVKKPLLVVCGSLNPISQRQIEYGVKCGFPRYIIDKALQTEDGYFDTKEGQKWISSIKKELCRSPLVMIDTGTSKDKRLEDESVRIKIADIFGMVVKKLVNSDACNTVLVTGGDTLFGLVEQMGCKEINLVGEIRPGTVLSSMRMEQKDIWVLSKSGGFGDEKLLVEVAGELI is encoded by the coding sequence ATGGTCAAGCTATTGCTTATCGCAGATGATTTTACGGGTGCGCTAGATACCGGAGTACAATTTGCAGGACAGGGGGCGCAGACAAAGATCGTTATAGGGAAAGAAGCCGAGTGCTTGCAGCTGGAACGAGAGGATGCGGATGTAATAGTTGTCGATGCGGAAACAAGGCACCTGCCGCACGACGAAGCCTACCGGATGGTCGTAAAACTGGCGGCCAAAGCATTGAAAGAAAAAGTACCCCATATTTTCAAAAAAACGGATTCCGCACTTCGCGGGAACATAGGCATGGAGCTGGCGGCCCTTCTTGAAGTCAGCGGAGAAAATTTCCTTCCTTTTATTCCGGCATTACCGGCAATGAACCGGGTTACACGAAAAGGGATACACTATATAGAAGGCGTACCGATTGCCGAAACGGTATTCGGAAAAGACCCCTTTGAACCGGTAACATCCTCCGATATAAAAGATCTATTCCGGGATACGAAGGTGAATGTTCAGGTAATTGAGAAAAAGATGGGATATGAGGCAGATTCCAAAGAGCCGACAATCGGTATTTTCGATGCGGAAACGGCAGAGGATATTGAACGCGTTGCAGGAGACCTGAAGTGTCTGGGAAAGTTAAGAATTATTGCGGGCTGTGCGGGAGTTGCTTCGGTACTGCCGGGGCTGCTGGATTTAACAACGGGGAAAAATGAAAAACTTCATGTAAAAAAGCCTCTCCTGGTAGTGTGCGGAAGCTTGAATCCCATATCGCAAAGACAGATTGAATATGGAGTCAAGTGCGGATTCCCCCGCTATATCATAGACAAGGCTCTGCAGACGGAGGATGGCTATTTCGATACGAAAGAGGGACAGAAATGGATCTCGTCCATAAAAAAGGAGCTTTGCAGATCCCCCTTAGTTATGATCGACACCGGAACTTCGAAGGACAAGCGTCTTGAGGATGAAAGTGTGAGAATAAAAATAGCGGATATATTCGGAATGGTAGTAAAAAAACTGGTAAACAGCGATGCGTGCAATACGGTTCTGGTTACGGGAGGAGATACCTTGTTCGGTTTGGTAGAACAGATGGGCTGTAAAGAAATAAATCTGGTCGGTGAAATAAGACCTGGTACGGTTTTATCTTCTATGAGAATGGAACAAAAGGATATCTGGGTGCTTTCAAAGTCGGGCGGTTTCGGCGATGAGAAATTGCTGGTGGAAGTGGCAGGAGAACTGATTTAG
- a CDS encoding ABC transporter substrate-binding protein yields MKKKLVSMMLLLAMTLTACGNGGENTSAGSKAGEAEETASVEDVSSETAPAKEVELNIMMSFPQYMDQWEDYCDQFEAKMLAEENVKVTINLEMPSADQYDSILQARLTGDDTPDLFTIQANNIQTYANAGYLTDLTNEESIAKVYDNVKETVTVDGKVMGVPIESTAWSVLYNKQMFEDAGVTPPETLDELKAVCVALQEKGYTPFLLAFQEQWVPQLMTAVTLGGKTTGELPDWLERMYKDEASYEEVREIFDVINLIMENGTKRAMEEGAEVGAADFANGAAAMFVQGTWSANTIMTTNPDMQLGVFALPVNNNPECTRINLATSTVLGVYANGLEKELALKFANYVLDDNDSSALFQACGFNPISSIHAFETASWVQDAYKYVEEGRSYQDLVLPSSVTDEQGRLLQELYVGSVDVDGIIERLDGAFKEANELSK; encoded by the coding sequence GTGAAAAAGAAATTAGTATCAATGATGTTGTTACTGGCCATGACGCTAACGGCATGTGGTAATGGCGGGGAAAATACTTCGGCTGGCAGTAAAGCAGGCGAGGCGGAAGAAACGGCCTCTGTAGAAGATGTTTCTTCAGAAACTGCTCCTGCTAAGGAGGTTGAGCTTAATATCATGATGAGCTTTCCTCAGTATATGGATCAATGGGAAGATTACTGCGACCAGTTTGAGGCGAAGATGCTGGCAGAAGAAAATGTCAAAGTTACTATAAATCTTGAAATGCCCAGCGCGGACCAATATGATAGTATTCTTCAGGCGAGATTGACCGGCGATGATACACCGGACTTATTTACAATTCAGGCCAATAATATTCAAACATACGCAAATGCAGGATATTTAACCGATTTGACGAATGAAGAGAGCATTGCAAAAGTATATGATAATGTAAAAGAGACCGTTACAGTCGATGGGAAAGTAATGGGAGTTCCGATCGAAAGTACGGCATGGAGTGTTTTGTATAATAAGCAGATGTTTGAAGATGCCGGAGTTACGCCGCCTGAAACGTTGGATGAGCTGAAAGCAGTCTGTGTGGCATTGCAGGAAAAAGGTTATACCCCCTTCCTGTTAGCATTTCAGGAGCAGTGGGTTCCTCAGCTCATGACAGCGGTAACACTGGGCGGGAAAACGACAGGGGAACTTCCGGATTGGCTGGAGCGTATGTACAAAGATGAAGCATCTTACGAGGAGGTCAGAGAAATCTTTGATGTTATCAATTTGATCATGGAAAATGGTACTAAGCGGGCGATGGAAGAAGGGGCGGAAGTCGGAGCTGCAGATTTTGCCAATGGAGCAGCAGCGATGTTCGTTCAGGGAACTTGGTCGGCCAATACGATAATGACAACGAATCCCGATATGCAGCTGGGGGTATTTGCATTACCTGTCAACAATAATCCGGAGTGTACCAGAATTAATCTCGCTACATCTACGGTATTAGGGGTATATGCCAACGGTCTTGAAAAAGAATTGGCCTTAAAGTTTGCAAATTATGTGTTAGACGATAACGATTCATCGGCATTGTTCCAGGCTTGTGGATTTAATCCGATATCTTCCATTCATGCATTTGAAACGGCATCATGGGTGCAGGATGCATATAAATATGTGGAAGAGGGACGTTCTTATCAGGATTTGGTGCTTCCGTCTTCGGTAACAGACGAGCAGGGAAGGCTGCTTCAGGAGTTGTATGTCGGAAGCGTAGACGTTGACGGAATTATAGAACGCCTTGACGGTGCATTCAAAGAAGCAAATGAACTTTCGAAATAA
- the dapA gene encoding 4-hydroxy-tetrahydrodipicolinate synthase: MSEWKKLIKGIIPPIITPMNEDESVNETELRNQVKRLLKAGVHGIFPLGTNGEGYILSEKEKELILTVVVDEVKGQVPVYAGTGCISTKETIKLSQTAQAIGADVLSVITPSFAQASQEELAEHYEAVAKAVKLPIVLYNIPARTGNTIAPATVERLSHIDNIAGAKDSSGNFDHMLQYIERTKDEDFAVLSGNDSLILWNLLAGGTGGIAGCANVFPENMVKVYECFLAGELEKAREYQDNIRSFRNCFQYGNPNTIVKMAVEMLGYPVGKCRKPFCRISEEGVQAVRKVLDENKTKNIC; encoded by the coding sequence ATGTCTGAATGGAAAAAATTGATAAAAGGAATCATTCCTCCGATTATCACACCGATGAACGAAGATGAAAGCGTGAATGAAACGGAGCTTCGCAATCAGGTGAAAAGGCTTTTAAAAGCCGGAGTACACGGAATATTTCCGTTAGGGACTAATGGAGAAGGGTATATTTTAAGCGAAAAGGAAAAAGAACTTATTTTAACGGTGGTTGTGGATGAAGTAAAGGGGCAGGTTCCCGTTTATGCGGGAACGGGATGCATCAGTACGAAGGAAACAATAAAGCTGTCACAAACAGCACAGGCCATCGGTGCGGATGTGCTCTCCGTTATAACCCCTTCCTTTGCACAAGCTTCTCAGGAAGAACTGGCGGAACATTATGAGGCAGTGGCCAAAGCGGTGAAATTACCCATCGTACTATACAATATCCCCGCGAGAACCGGCAATACCATTGCTCCGGCAACGGTGGAAAGGCTTTCGCATATAGATAACATTGCGGGAGCCAAAGACAGCAGCGGTAATTTCGATCATATGCTCCAGTATATCGAGCGTACGAAGGATGAGGATTTTGCGGTGCTTTCAGGAAATGATTCTTTGATTTTATGGAATCTGCTGGCAGGAGGAACCGGAGGAATCGCAGGTTGCGCCAATGTATTTCCTGAAAATATGGTAAAGGTATATGAGTGCTTTCTGGCGGGAGAACTTGAAAAGGCGAGAGAATATCAGGATAATATCCGTTCGTTCAGAAATTGTTTCCAATATGGCAATCCTAACACGATTGTTAAGATGGCTGTGGAAATGCTCGGATATCCCGTGGGAAAATGCAGAAAACCGTTCTGCCGCATATCGGAGGAAGGCGTACAGGCTGTCCGTAAAGTACTGGATGAAAACAAAACAAAGAATATCTGCTGA
- a CDS encoding glycoside hydrolase family 5 protein, with translation MINGFLYAKGKKINNGNGEEILLKGWGLGNWMLQEGYMWSVDSERFDRPRRIEQVVEQLTGKKYADAFWVKFRENYITRSDILKMAELGYNSVRIPFMYRLFMEDGPGIRYKEEGFQLLDNCLSWCEEAGIYAFLDLHGAPGGQTGANIDDCIDNVPRLFIDSDSWDKAIDLWKTLAERYKDRAVVGGYDLLNEPIAPPNTGNGNFDYLFPRLTLFYEHAIAEIRKIDQKHMFSIEGAHWAADLSIFTKKFDGNMVLHFHRYAEIPDIKCLKKYIDKSNELDVALWLGESGENINEWYAAIYPLAESAGIGYNLWPWKKMSCSNSPYSINRPKDYQKVLDYIGGGVHPGFEAAWRIFDEYLENCKLDNCTEHIEVTNHVLRHAPFSMRASDFDEYPGGGTSFSGCCGENAEISYRSGCGMKLVELEAAKEKRYVFDCQWDRYGVILSKSEFVCYTVEPGRKVRLKLKFAKGYSGGILGVGRTDDSSLKEFAVEQECAEIEATLSDGSGAVKIMSLEGEVCLERLEFSV, from the coding sequence ATGATAAATGGTTTTTTATATGCCAAAGGTAAAAAAATAAATAATGGGAATGGGGAAGAAATTCTCTTGAAAGGCTGGGGACTCGGTAATTGGATGCTGCAGGAAGGATATATGTGGAGCGTCGACAGTGAGCGCTTTGACAGACCGCGCCGTATAGAGCAGGTTGTGGAACAGTTGACGGGAAAAAAATATGCAGATGCTTTCTGGGTAAAGTTCCGGGAAAATTATATAACGAGATCAGATATTTTAAAAATGGCAGAGCTTGGATATAATTCTGTCCGCATACCGTTCATGTATCGGCTTTTTATGGAAGATGGTCCGGGAATCCGTTATAAAGAAGAAGGATTTCAGTTGCTGGATAATTGTCTTTCATGGTGCGAGGAGGCGGGAATTTATGCCTTTTTGGACTTGCATGGTGCTCCGGGAGGTCAGACCGGTGCCAATATTGATGATTGTATAGATAATGTCCCCCGCCTTTTTATTGATTCGGACAGTTGGGATAAGGCGATCGATTTATGGAAAACGCTGGCAGAACGATATAAAGACAGAGCGGTAGTAGGCGGATACGATTTACTGAATGAACCGATCGCGCCGCCAAACACAGGAAACGGTAATTTTGATTATTTATTTCCTCGATTGACATTATTTTATGAACATGCGATTGCTGAAATCCGTAAAATTGATCAAAAGCATATGTTCAGTATTGAAGGAGCTCATTGGGCGGCGGATTTAAGTATATTTACGAAAAAATTTGATGGAAATATGGTGTTGCATTTTCACCGGTATGCGGAAATTCCTGATATCAAATGCCTAAAAAAATATATTGATAAATCGAATGAATTGGATGTGGCGCTTTGGCTTGGCGAGTCCGGAGAAAATATAAATGAATGGTATGCCGCTATTTATCCGCTGGCAGAATCTGCCGGTATTGGATACAATCTTTGGCCGTGGAAAAAAATGAGTTGCTCGAATTCGCCATATTCTATTAACAGGCCAAAGGATTATCAAAAAGTATTAGACTATATTGGCGGGGGAGTACATCCCGGATTTGAAGCTGCCTGGAGAATTTTTGATGAATATCTGGAGAACTGCAAATTAGATAATTGTACAGAACATATAGAAGTGACCAATCATGTGCTGCGACATGCGCCCTTTAGCATGCGGGCCAGCGACTTTGACGAATATCCCGGAGGAGGAACATCCTTTAGCGGATGCTGCGGAGAAAATGCAGAAATCAGTTATAGAAGCGGCTGCGGAATGAAATTAGTGGAATTAGAAGCAGCGAAAGAGAAACGGTATGTATTCGATTGCCAGTGGGATCGCTACGGGGTAATCCTAAGTAAAAGTGAGTTTGTATGCTATACGGTTGAACCGGGGCGGAAAGTTCGTTTAAAGTTAAAATTTGCAAAAGGTTATTCCGGCGGAATACTTGGAGTTGGCAGAACAGATGATAGCAGCCTGAAAGAATTTGCGGTTGAGCAGGAGTGCGCAGAGATAGAAGCAACGTTATCCGATGGCTCCGGAGCTGTGAAGATCATGTCTTTGGAAGGTGAGGTTTGTCTTGAAAGATTGGAATTTAGTGTATGA
- a CDS encoding PrpR N-terminal domain-containing protein — MNAKTKILGIAPYEGMQVLMNQIALQRSDIDLMVVVGDLEEGSALAQKYADEDFDVIISRGGTAELIRQKSDLPVIEVTISVYDILRAIKLAENYTNKYALVGFPSITQEATFISSLLQYNIDIFTIHNEQEGIKVLSGLAQEGYQMVLCDMITNSLSHRYGLTSILITSGSESIQDAFNRAVQTVSDYKQYTLWTDFYKLVLEENPTYIFVFDDNKEMIYFSRNYSFSKIVIEEMKKRIPELITDTVKKYHQEDNGLILAVSGLCKKLGGKNHYIYYINPRKVPLALTKNGIRYIDKDEAFDKFFNSFYGIAHSSHNLEMSIDEYANASQPIMILGEGGTGKDQMARLIYAKSPLSNNPLAIIDCARINTKAWTFLTEHNNSPLSDTNTTIYIRSMEILSEDQFNELFSIIRDLNLYKRNRMIFTFSYGDDGNITPRCRHLINHYSCLTMHIPPLRNRLGEIPNLVSLYISNLNIQLAKEIIGLEAKGLELLQNYDWPDNFNQFKRILNELVTVTTTPYIKAVTVAEILRKEKPQFPSVTGECPFDLTKTLEEINLEIVQRVMAEENGHQTAAANRLGISRSTLWRMLQKVSEK; from the coding sequence ATGAATGCAAAGACAAAAATATTGGGAATTGCCCCCTATGAAGGAATGCAGGTTCTGATGAATCAAATTGCCCTTCAAAGAAGTGACATCGATCTCATGGTAGTTGTCGGGGATTTGGAAGAGGGCTCTGCCCTGGCACAGAAATACGCCGACGAAGATTTTGATGTCATCATTTCCCGCGGAGGTACTGCGGAGCTCATACGCCAAAAGTCCGACCTTCCCGTTATCGAAGTAACCATTTCGGTATACGATATCCTCCGGGCGATCAAGCTTGCCGAGAATTATACGAACAAATATGCATTGGTAGGCTTTCCTTCCATTACACAGGAAGCGACTTTTATTTCCAGTCTCCTCCAATATAACATCGATATATTTACTATCCACAACGAGCAGGAAGGAATAAAGGTTTTATCCGGCCTGGCTCAGGAGGGTTATCAAATGGTACTTTGCGATATGATCACCAATTCCCTCTCTCATAGATACGGTTTGACCTCGATTCTCATTACATCCGGCAGCGAGAGTATTCAGGATGCCTTTAACCGTGCGGTCCAGACCGTATCCGACTATAAACAATATACCCTTTGGACAGATTTTTATAAGTTAGTTCTGGAAGAGAATCCAACTTACATTTTTGTATTCGATGATAATAAAGAAATGATCTATTTTTCCAGAAATTATTCTTTCAGTAAAATAGTAATAGAAGAAATGAAGAAAAGGATTCCGGAGCTCATTACTGATACCGTCAAAAAATATCATCAGGAGGATAACGGTTTAATCCTGGCCGTAAGCGGCCTGTGCAAAAAGCTGGGAGGTAAGAATCATTATATTTATTATATCAATCCGCGAAAGGTTCCTCTTGCCCTCACCAAAAACGGTATACGATATATTGACAAGGATGAAGCATTTGATAAATTCTTTAACAGTTTTTATGGTATTGCTCATTCCTCCCATAATCTGGAAATGTCAATCGACGAATATGCAAACGCTTCACAACCCATTATGATTCTGGGTGAGGGCGGAACCGGCAAAGACCAGATGGCCAGACTCATATATGCCAAAAGTCCGCTTTCGAATAATCCTCTGGCAATTATCGATTGCGCGCGGATCAACACTAAGGCATGGACATTCCTTACCGAGCACAACAACTCTCCGCTGAGCGATACTAACACTACCATCTACATTCGCTCTATGGAGATCCTGTCCGAAGATCAGTTCAATGAATTATTCTCTATCATAAGAGATTTGAATTTATACAAAAGAAATCGAATGATTTTTACTTTTTCCTACGGAGATGACGGCAACATAACTCCCCGGTGCCGTCATCTCATCAATCATTATTCCTGCCTGACGATGCACATACCGCCTCTCAGGAATCGTTTGGGCGAGATTCCTAATCTTGTCAGTCTGTATATCAGTAACTTGAATATCCAGCTCGCCAAGGAAATTATCGGCCTGGAAGCCAAGGGACTTGAATTACTGCAAAACTACGATTGGCCGGATAATTTTAACCAATTCAAACGAATATTGAACGAGCTTGTAACCGTGACGACCACTCCCTATATAAAAGCGGTGACCGTTGCGGAAATACTGCGGAAGGAAAAACCACAGTTTCCTTCCGTAACGGGAGAATGTCCGTTTGATCTTACAAAAACGTTGGAAGAAATCAACTTGGAAATCGTTCAAAGGGTGATGGCAGAAGAAAACGGTCACCAGACAGCCGCCGCAAACCGCCTGGGCATAAGCCGTTCCACGCTATGGCGTATGCTGCAGAAGGTATCCGAAAAATAA